The genomic interval CGCCGGTGCACATGTACGCCGCCGGCCCGAACTTCGCGCACGTCCTCTGGCGCAACGGCACCGAGCGGGACCAGAAGATCGCGCACCACATCATCGAGCGCGGCTGGGGCGCCACCATGGTGCTGACCGAGCCCGACGCCGGTTCCGACGTGGGCGCCGGGCGCACGAAGGCCACGCTGCAGGACGACGGCAGCTGGCACATCGAGGGCGTCAAGCGGTTCATCACCTCGGGCGAGCACGACATGACCGAGAACATCGTCCACCTGGTCCTCGCACGACCGCAGGGCATCGAGGGTGCCGGCGGTCCGGGGACGAAGGGCCTGAGCCTGTTCGTGGTCCCGAAGTACGACTTCGACCTCGAGACCGGTGAGCTGACGGGCGAGCGCAACGGCGCCTTCGTCACCAACGTCGAGAAGAAGATGGGCATCAAGGTCTCGACGACCTGCGAGATCACCTTCGGCGACGGAGTACCGGCGAAGGGCTGGCTGCTCGGCGAGGTGCACGACGGCATCGCGCAGATGTTCCAGGTGATCGAGTACGCGCGGATGATGGTCGGCACGAAGGCGATCGCCACCCTGTCCAGCGGCTACCTGAACGCGCTCGAGTACGCCAAGGAGCGGGTGCAGGGTGCGGACCTGACCCAGCCGGCCAAGGACGCGCCGCGAGTCACGATCACCCACCACCCCGACGTACGGCGTTCGCTGCTGACCCAGAAGGCGTACGCCGAGGCACTGCGGGCGCTGGTGTTGTTCACGGCGACGTACCAGGACCGTGCCGAGCAGGCGCGGTACGCCGGCGAGCACGACACGCTCGCCGAAGGGGTCAACGACCTGCTGCTGCCGCTGGTGAAGGGCTACGGGTCCGAGAAGTCGTGGACGCTGCTCGGCACCGAGTCGCTGCAGACGTTCGGCGGGTCCGGCTTCCTGCAGGACTACCCGATCGAGCAGTACGTGCGGGACGCGAAGATCGACACGCTCTACGAGGGCACCACGGCCATCCAGGGCCAGGACCTGTTCTTCCGGAAGATCATCAAGGACCAGGGCAAGGCACTCGGTCACCTGGCCGAGCAGGTGCAGGCGTTCGTCGCCTCCGAGGCAGGCAACGGCCGGCTGAAGGAGGAGCGCGGGCTGCTCGCGAAGGGCCTCGAGGACACCCAGAAGATCCTGGGCATCATGGGGCAGGCCCTGATGGCCAGCAACCCGCAGGCGGAGAACGGCGACCCGCGCAACATCTACAAGGTCGGCCTGAACACCTCGCGGCTGCTGTTCGTCCTCGGCGACGTGGTCTGCTCGTGGCTGATGCTCCGCCAGGCGGAGGTCGCGCTGGAACGGCTCGGCGGCGAGCTTTCGCCCGCTGACCAGGACTTCTACACCGGCAAGGTCGCAGCGGCCCAGTGGTTCGTCCGGAGCACGATGCCGTCGGTCCGCGCCGAGCGGGTCAAGGCCGAGCTCACCGACCTGGACGTGATGGACCTCCCGGAGTCCGCCTTCTGATCTCCTCCGGCTCGGGCGCTTGCGCGGTCCGGGCCGGAGGGTTCCAGCTCGGGGCAGATTGATCTGCCCCGAGATGCCCCGCGATCTGCCCTGTTGCAGACCGGGGTGTTGTAGCAACGTTGCTGCCCTGCAACACCGCGACCCTGGCTTGGCTTCCCCTGTCCGAGCCAGGGTCGCGTCTACTCCGGAACCGATCGAGGGGATGCGGCGTCCGTGTGAGTGTGTCCAGGTCGGGTAGTCGTAGGCTGTCGGCGATGTCCGCCCGACTCCTCAGTGCCCTGGTCGCGGCCCTGGCGTTCCTGCCGGTGCTCCCCGCGCAGGCCGATACCCCCGAGCTGCCCGACCGCATCGCCGCGGCCTGGCGGACCGATCACCTCTCCGTCGACGAGCGGCTGCGGGCGACGATGCCGGCCACCGAGTTGGACCGGATCCACGCGGCGATGCGCAGCGCCGGCCTCCCGGTGTACGTCGCGCTCGTGCCGCAGTCGCCGTACCTGCGGACGAACGGCTACGACCTGCCGACGTTGCTGCATGCGCGGATCGGCGAGCCCGGGGTGTACATCGTCGCCGTTGTGTACGACAACTACTGGTCGGACAGCGCGGAGCTGTTCCGCCCGGCCGGGCTCCGCGGCCGCGACCTGTCCAGCGTCCGGGCCGACGACAAGCAGGACTCCGATGTCATCGACAAGCGCCCGGCGCCGCAGATCGTCCGTACGATCCAGCAGGCTGCGACGGCGTACGACGGTCGCCCGCTTCCAGCTGTGGCTGCCGGTGATTTGGAGCCACAGCGGAGCGACGGCGGCCTGTCGGTGACCGACAAGGAAGACCGGTCCGCGTACGTCGGGCTCGGTGTCGGCGCGGTGCTCGGGTTCGCGTTGGTGCTCTTCATCGGCCTTCGCCGCCGGCGGCCGGCCAAGCTGCGGAGACAGCACCAGGCCGACGATCCGCCGATCGAGGCATGGGATGTCGAGCTCAAGGCGGACGACAAGATCAAGCAGGCCGAGCGGGCCCTGGCACGGCTCGACAAGCGCAGCAACAAGTCGGCGACCCAGCTCGATCAGCGCGATGATGCGTACCGCCGGCTGGACGCCGCGCGCACGCTACGCGTGGACCAGCCGGAGGACCTGCTCGCGGCCGCCGGTGCGCTCGTTCTCGCCCGGCAGGCCGAGCGCGTCGCATCCGGAGCGGCCCTGCAGCCGCCATGTTTCTTCAACCCGACGCACAACCCCGGGACGACCACGGTCGACTGGGAGGACGAGGTCGAAGTGCCCGCGTGCCAGAGCTGCGTGAACGTCCTGCGCCGTGGGCGGACGCCGATCGGGCTGCGAGTGTGGACCAAGTCCGGACTGCTCGGTCACGACCGCAAGCGGGTGCCGTACTGGACGCTCGATCCGGAGGACAGCCCGATGGTCGCCAGCGGCTTCGGCGCGGTGTCCGACGACCTGCCCGAGCGGATCGCTGCGCGGGAGGTCCGATGAGGCGACTCGTGCTATTGCTGATGGCAACTGTCTTCGCGTTGACCGGGACCGCTTGGGCGGCCACGCCCACCGATCCCCGGATCGCCGCAGCCACCGCCGCGTGGGCGAAGGACGGGCTGTACGTCGACCCGGACTTCACTTCGATTGCCGATGGCAACGAGATGCTGCGGGTGATCGCGGCGGCGAAGACGCCTGTCTACGTTGCCGTCGTACCGACCGGGGCCTGGTTCCCGGAGAAGGGCGACGCCAGTCTCCTCGCCGGCCGGCTCGCGGCCGCGAACGGGAAGCCGGGCGTGTACATCGTGATGGACGGCGACACGACGTACGGCGTGGCGCACGAGGTCGCGGCGTACGCCCCGGACAGCACCTGGCGGGACAAGGACGAGACCCTCAGCGCGCAGCTCTCGGCGTACCTCGACGAGATCGAGCTGAACGATCGTTACTCGCCCGAGCCGGCCCGGACCGAGCCACTCCCGACCGAGCCGGACCCGTCGTACCCGGCGGAGCGGTTCACCGTCGGCAAAGCGATCGGGAACGGTCTCGGCGGCGGCCTACTCGGTCTGATCGGCGGCAGCATCCTCGCCGGAATCGTATTGATCGTGGCGGCGATTGCCGCCCGACGTCGGAAGGGAACCTCGTGAAAGGCCTCTTGACCTGCTTGGCGGCCTTGGTGTTGCTGGTCGCGGTCCCGGCCGAGGCGAGTGCGGCGCAGACGCCGGCGGAGCGAGCCCGCGAGATCGCGACGGCGCTGACCAAGGACCCGTTGTACATCGACGCGGCGTACGCGTCGGCGCTGCCGGAGAAGCTGCGCGCCGACGTACGGACGAAGGCGAAGGCGCTCGGGTACCCGGTCTACACGATCATCCTGCCGCTGACGCCGAGCGACGAGTTCCAGGGGCAGGAGAGCACGGTGCTCACCCTGGTGATGGACGCTCTGCGCAAGCCGGGGCTGTACGTCGTGGTCGACGGCGGGGACAGCTTCCCGTGGTACGAGGCGCGGGACGTGCCGCAGGTCAGCGAGGACAAGCTCCAGGCGGCGCGCGAACGTGCGCTGGACGACGCCGGGTACGACGCGGGGCCGACCGAGGTGCTGGCCCGGATGTACGAGCTGCTGGCCGCGCCGGGGATCCCTTCGACGACGCCTCGTCCGACGTCATCTGGGTCTGGCTCATCGGATTCGCCGGACTCTTCGGAGTCGGGTGGGCATGGTTGGGTCGTTGCGCTGTCGATCGTCGGCGGGTTCGTCATTCTGATCCTGCTGGGTCTTGTGATCGGGCTGCGGCGGCGGAGCTCGGCACCGCGGCGCGAGAAGGCCTTCCGGATCCCGCCGCATGTCGCGGCGACCGTCGCGGCCGAACGGCGGCGTCGGCTGGAACGGGACACGACGGCGGAGCTGACGACACTCGGCACCAAGTTGGCCGCGTTGCCTACGACTGAGGGTCCTGGTCTGCGGCATCAGCAGGCGGCGCTCGACGACCACGCGGCGGCCGGGAAGGTTCTCGACTCGTCCACGTCGTTGGTGGATCTGGTCGGGGCGATGGTGTTGCTGGACAAGGCGCGTCGGGAGTACGACGTCGCGGTGACGGGGCGTGCAGACGCCCTACCGGATCTCTGTGCGTTCAACCCGCTGCACGGGCGGTCTGCCGGCAAACCCACTCAAGTGGAAGCCGACGGCACCACACTCACCCTGCCGCTCTGCGCCGACTGCCGCCGAGCCCTCAAACGCGGCACCGCGCCGGCGTCACTGGCCGGCGACGACGGGCCGTACTGGTACGACGACACCCTCTGGGCCCGCACCTTCTACGGCACCACCGGCGACGACCTGGCCGAAGCAGTCTCCCGCGGCGAACTACACCGGTGACGGCAGGGGTTTCCCGTCTGTCCCTGAGGGAGGCTCAGGGACACCTCGGGGGATCTGCCTGATCCTGAGAGCCTGCCGCGCCACCTACTGTCGAGGCGACAACGTGGGTGGGCTCGAGAAGAGGCGACGATGGCGGAGAACAAGCAGCTCGGCGTGGTTCTGCTGGTGGTGGCGGCCGGGCTGGCGTTCTGGCAGTTCGGGGACAAGGACTCCGACGACACGCACAAGGTCGACGACAAGATCACCACGGTGCAACTCGCCGCCGAGCACTCCGACATCACCATCAAGGTCTCCGACGACGACAAGACCACCGTCCAGGAGAAGCGCAAGTACTGGTTCTGGAAGCACGGCGACGCGTACTCCGTGAAGGACGGCGTACTCAAGCTCGACGGCGACTGCGGCTGGCAGTGCAGCGCCGACTTCGAGGTGACCGTTCCGCGCGGCACCAAGGTGACCGGCGAGAACGGCAGCGGCGATGTCGAGCTGACCGGCGTCGCCGGCGTCGACGCGAAGTCCCGCTCCGGCAAACTCGAACTGCGCGAGATCGCCGGCGACGTGAACCTCGACGTCACCTCCGGCGATGTGTCCGTCAGCGACCTGAACGGCAAGCTCTCCGTGAAGGCCAACTCAGGGGACATCGAGGCCGCCGACCTGAAGGGCGGCCCAGTGAACGTCGAGACCTCGTCCGGCGACATGGAACTCCAGCTCGCCGAAGCCAACGACATCTCGGCAAGGGGCTCCAGCGGCGACATCGAGATCACCGCACCGACCGGCGACTACAAGGTCACCACGGACACCCACAGCGGCGACACCGAGAACAGCCTCGGCAACAACACCAACGGATCCCACACCATCACCGCCAAAACCACCTCAGGCGACATCGAACTCCACGCAAACTAGGCCGGCCGCTCGAAGCGGCGATCCCGACCCTGTGCAAGCGGATCTCCAGGCCATCACAATCCATCGCCGCCGACCGCGGCCCCGCTCAAGAGCCAGCCTCCGCGCAGGTTGTGATGGCCTGGGGATCCGCTATCCCGGCGCAGGAAGGCGTCCAGGCAGGGTCCGCAGTACCGCGCGCGGCTACCGCGCAGCCGTCTACTCCTGGATGTCGCGGTGGTGTTCTTCTACTACGCGGTATTCCTCTTCGATGGCTGGGTCGATGGCGTCGGTTTCTACCCGGCGGCGGCGGTTGGTGATGTAGAAGGAGAGGAGGATGCCGGCCAGGCCGGCCAGTAGGAGGATGTAGCCGACGACTTGCAGGTTGACGGCGTCCCAGGTGTCGCGGACGGCGAACGCGAGCACCGCCCCGACCACCATCAGAAAGATCCCGACACCGATGCTCATCCGAGCCTCCCAGCGAGTAG from Kribbella sp. NBC_00709 carries:
- a CDS encoding acyl-CoA dehydrogenase, whose amino-acid sequence is MSHYKSNLRDIEFNLLEVLGRGDVLGQGPYADMDVDTAREVLAEVDRLAKHELAESFAEADRNPPVFDPEAHEVRMPEAFKKSYHAYMDAEWFKLELPAELGGQPTPPSLRWAAAELVLGANPPVHMYAAGPNFAHVLWRNGTERDQKIAHHIIERGWGATMVLTEPDAGSDVGAGRTKATLQDDGSWHIEGVKRFITSGEHDMTENIVHLVLARPQGIEGAGGPGTKGLSLFVVPKYDFDLETGELTGERNGAFVTNVEKKMGIKVSTTCEITFGDGVPAKGWLLGEVHDGIAQMFQVIEYARMMVGTKAIATLSSGYLNALEYAKERVQGADLTQPAKDAPRVTITHHPDVRRSLLTQKAYAEALRALVLFTATYQDRAEQARYAGEHDTLAEGVNDLLLPLVKGYGSEKSWTLLGTESLQTFGGSGFLQDYPIEQYVRDAKIDTLYEGTTAIQGQDLFFRKIIKDQGKALGHLAEQVQAFVASEAGNGRLKEERGLLAKGLEDTQKILGIMGQALMASNPQAENGDPRNIYKVGLNTSRLLFVLGDVVCSWLMLRQAEVALERLGGELSPADQDFYTGKVAAAQWFVRSTMPSVRAERVKAELTDLDVMDLPESAF
- a CDS encoding DUF4097 family beta strand repeat-containing protein yields the protein MAENKQLGVVLLVVAAGLAFWQFGDKDSDDTHKVDDKITTVQLAAEHSDITIKVSDDDKTTVQEKRKYWFWKHGDAYSVKDGVLKLDGDCGWQCSADFEVTVPRGTKVTGENGSGDVELTGVAGVDAKSRSGKLELREIAGDVNLDVTSGDVSVSDLNGKLSVKANSGDIEAADLKGGPVNVETSSGDMELQLAEANDISARGSSGDIEITAPTGDYKVTTDTHSGDTENSLGNNTNGSHTITAKTTSGDIELHAN
- a CDS encoding DUF6458 family protein; translation: MSIGVGIFLMVVGAVLAFAVRDTWDAVNLQVVGYILLLAGLAGILLSFYITNRRRRVETDAIDPAIEEEYRVVEEHHRDIQE